The segment TGTCCGCCTCCGGTGAGCGCAGTTCACCGAAGAACTGACAGAACGTCACCGGACCCGTGCCGAAATGTGTGTGACTTCCGACCGGACCGCGACCGACCCCGGGCACCCCGGACGTGGTAGCTTCCGGCGCATGCCGCAGCGCGTCCTCCTGACGACCCGGGGTCACATCGACCTGCTCCGGGTGTGTTCCGCTGCCTGTCGCCGCGCCTGATCCCGCCGCACCCCCTCCCCGCGGCCCCACCGGGTCGGGCGCCCCCGCCACCCGTGTGCCCGCAGGTCCGCAGGTCCGCGTGCCCGTACCCGGGCGGGGCCGTCCGGGGAGAGGGGGGCGTCCGTTCCGTCCCCCCGATGCCCCGGCCGCTCCCGGAGAATGAGGACCCCGTGCCTGACCGCACCCCCGTGTTCCACTGGTTCCTGCCCACCGGCGGCGACGGCCGCGACCCCGGCGGCGTCACCGCCGTGCAGGGCCGCACCGGCGCCGCCACCCGCCGCCCCGCCGACGTCGGCTACCTCGCCCAGGTCGCCGCGGCCGCCGAACAGGCCGGGTTCACCGCGCTGCTCGCACCGGTCGGCCTCGGCTGCGTCGACCCGTGGATCCTGGCCGCCGCGCTCACCCAGCACACCAGCCGGATCGGCTTCCTGGTGGCCTTCCGGGCCGGCTTCGCCAGCCCCACCCTGCTCGCCCAACAGGCCGACTCCTTCCGCCGGTTCGCGGGCGGACGGCTCCGGCTGAACGTGGTCACCGGCGGCGACCCGGCCGAACAGCGCGCCTACGGCGACCACCTGGCGCACGACGAGCGCTACGCCCGCACCGACGAGGTGATGGCCGCGCTGCGCGACCTGCTGGCGGGCGAGCGCGTCGACCGGCAGGGCGAGCACCTGCGCCTGGACGGCGCCCGACTCGTCGACCCCGCCGTCGAACACCCCGTCCCGCTGTACTTCGGCGGCGCCTCGCCCGCCGCCGAACAGGTCGCCGCCCGCCGGGCCGACGTCCAACTCCTGTGGGGCGAACCGCCGTCCGCGATCGGCGAGCGGATCGCGCGGCTGCGCGCGATCGCCGCCGGGCAGGGCCGCACGCTGCGCTACGGGCTGCGGCTGCACGTGATCAGCCGGGACACCGCCGAGCAGGCGTGGGCCGAGGCCGACCGGATCCTGTCCGGCCTCGACCCGGCGGCGGTCCGCGCCAGCCAGGCC is part of the Kitasatospora cineracea genome and harbors:
- a CDS encoding LLM class flavin-dependent oxidoreductase, whose translation is MPDRTPVFHWFLPTGGDGRDPGGVTAVQGRTGAATRRPADVGYLAQVAAAAEQAGFTALLAPVGLGCVDPWILAAALTQHTSRIGFLVAFRAGFASPTLLAQQADSFRRFAGGRLRLNVVTGGDPAEQRAYGDHLAHDERYARTDEVMAALRDLLAGERVDRQGEHLRLDGARLVDPAVEHPVPLYFGGASPAAEQVAARRADVQLLWGEPPSAIGERIARLRAIAAGQGRTLRYGLRLHVISRDTAEQAWAEADRILSGLDPAAVRASQARFAAMDSTGQARMTALHGGGTATARDLLVAPNLWAGIGLVREGAGTALVGSHDEVAARLAEYRALGVEEFVLSGYPHLEEAYRVGEEVVPRVRALAAAQDARAGRAGRAAQAVQDARDARDVRAAR